gggcgTCCCGGGGCAGCCCCGCCGGCAGGGGGAGCCCGAGGGGAAGCCGCCTTACTCCTACATCGCGCTCATCACCATGGCCATCCTGCAGAGCCCGCAGCAGAAGCTGCCGCTGAGCGGCATCTGCGCCTTCATCCGCGGCCGCTTCCCCTACTACCGGCGGCGCTTCCCCGCCTGGCAGAACAGCATCCGCCACAACCTCTCGCTCAACGACTGCTTCGTCAAGCTGCCGCGGGAGCCGGGCAGCCCGGGCAAGGGCAGCTACTGGGGCCTGGACCCGGCCTCGCAGGGCATGTTCGACAACGGCAGCTTCCTCCGCCGCAGGAAGCGCTTCAagcgccccccgccgccgccgcccgccccggccccggccccgctctgCCCGCCCTGCGCCCTGCTGCCCGCCGAGCCCCTGCGCTCCGGGCTCCCGCTGCACCCCGCCTGCCCCCTGCCGCGCCGcgccctgcagctgggggtgctgctgctgcgCGAGCAGGAGGCGGCCGGGGCGCAGCAGGCGGCCGCTCCCCCCGGCCGCGGCTGCTCCTTCAGCATCGAGAGCATCCTGATGGGCAGCGAGCCGGCCCCCAGCCCGCTGCCGCCGCCGGCCGCCGCCTGGCCTTGCgggccccagctcctgccccgcgccccctgcctgctgcccgccGCCCTGCTCGGCCTGGCCTCGCCGTGGGACGCCGCCTGCTGCGCCCCGGGGGCCGGGAAGGGCGCCCGCCTCCTCCGGCCCAGCCCTGGGGCGGCGGCGGTGCTGGGCTGCCagcccgggccgggccccgccaGGCTGCTGCCCCTTGGAGCGGCTGCGGGGGGATTGCCGGCCGCCTTCTAGCGCCAGAGGGGACCGGCCTGGCACCGCCACCCCGGTCCCAACCTCCGGCCACTCCTGCCGGGGTCGTTGCGCGGACACCCTGGTGGGTGGCGTTAGTGCCTCAAACAACGTCATGCTCCGATCGGCCACTGCCCGGCCCGGCACTGCTCCGCCTTTGCCGTCGGCGGGGGACTTCTGAACCCCACCCGGCCTTCCATCCGTCTCT
The DNA window shown above is from Mauremys mutica isolate MM-2020 ecotype Southern chromosome 6, ASM2049712v1, whole genome shotgun sequence and carries:
- the FOXD4L3 gene encoding forkhead box protein D4-like 3 is translated as MSRQLGVRGSDGEDEEEEVEGGRGVPGQPRRQGEPEGKPPYSYIALITMAILQSPQQKLPLSGICAFIRGRFPYYRRRFPAWQNSIRHNLSLNDCFVKLPREPGSPGKGSYWGLDPASQGMFDNGSFLRRRKRFKRPPPPPPAPAPAPLCPPCALLPAEPLRSGLPLHPACPLPRRALQLGVLLLREQEAAGAQQAAAPPGRGCSFSIESILMGSEPAPSPLPPPAAAWPCGPQLLPRAPCLLPAALLGLASPWDAACCAPGAGKGARLLRPSPGAAAVLGCQPGPGPARLLPLGAAAGGLPAAF